AAGGATTTTGCCATCGCTGGAGTACCTTATCAATGTATGGGGCCACGGTAGCAGGATCGACTGGCAATACGGGACCAATCTCATCTCGTAGAAGTGACTCGATAAATTTGCTGACTGCCGGATGAGTCATGCTATCCAGTACGGTTTCACATCCTGCCAAAAGCCCTACAGGTACAGAGAGCGTATGCCCCCCGTTGAGCAAGCGGATTTTTCTCGTTCGATAAGGGGAGATATCCGGGGCGATAACGACGCCATCAGCACCCTTGGAAAAGCCCAGTTTATCATGCAGAGTCTCGTCTCCCTGAATAGCCCAGAGCCGGTACGGTTCACAGACCGTAAGAAGCTCATCCTTGTAGCCGAGGCGGGAGTATGCAACCTCCAGTTCAGTCTTTCCAGGCAATCCAGGTACAATGCGATCCACTAGGGTGTTGCAGAATAGGATCGAATGCTGAAGCCAATCGGCGAAGCGTGCTTCCAGACTCCAGCGCTGTGCCTGTTCGATTACCAGGTCACGTAGCAGGTCTCCATTGTTATCAATCAACTCACAGGGCAGGACGGTCACACGACTTGAATTCGCATAATCAAAAAATTCTGCACGCGTATATAGCAGAGCACAAAGTCGTCCGGGGAAGGACTGTGGGGAGGACTGCAGATCATTGTTCTGGAGAGAGAGGCCGATTTCCGTCGTGTTGGAAAGGATGGTTTCCAGATGAGGGCTTTTTGCAACAGCGAGCACTTCGTCCCAGTGGTGACTGGCAGACAGGGCGCGGCTCACGGAGGTTAC
The DNA window shown above is from Rhodothermaceae bacterium and carries:
- a CDS encoding tagaturonate reductase, whose product is MIFSSNNQEERNVAEKILQFGTGRFLRAFADCLVDEARKSRAYDGRIVMVASTPSGRAELLNDQKGRYTLWTRGRWKGELIDEFHSVTSVSRALSASHHWDEVLAVAKSPHLETILSNTTEIGLSLQNNDLQSSPQSFPGRLCALLYTRAEFFDYANSSRVTVLPCELIDNNGDLLRDLVIEQAQRWSLEARFADWLQHSILFCNTLVDRIVPGLPGKTELEVAYSRLGYKDELLTVCEPYRLWAIQGDETLHDKLGFSKGADGVVIAPDISPYRTRKIRLLNGGHTLSVPVGLLAGCETVLDSMTHPAVSKFIESLLRDEIGPVLPVDPATVAPYIDKVLQRWQNPYMHHRLIDITLQTTTKLRHRAVPTLVNYYEMYPAGPAPGHIALGFAAWLRFMRGFSESDGTIYSRFQDTLHPIHDDHAEQFRDWWPVEDRLIPGFVQEVLSDQSLWGISLNDLPRFTGAVQTSLQMILNHGIEAALSGTQRPQLR